CATTTACACTCCTCACCCCCACACCTAACTACCGCCCACTTATCAATTGCTCTGATCCCCCTCTcccccttctccttcttcctccccttAGTAAACCACTCAATCGACCTCCCCCCACCGATCTTTGCTCCAGCAGAGTAAATGTGTAGCCCGAGATAGCATTGACATGCTCAAAGTTTGATCCTTTTTGCTCTGGCTTCAAATGGGTTCCTGCAAAAAGGTTTGATCTTTGCCTTTATTAGCTCTGGAGCTGGGGCTTTCTGATTTTCGAGATGGGTTCTTGCTATTCGAGCTCGAGAGGGGTTGCAGTGGGGCGAGAAGCTTCAGGAGGAGGAGCTGTGAACCGGGGCTCGTCCTCTTCGGGGAGGTGGAAGAAGATTGGGAGCATTGGGAAGATGAAGTTTGGTTCCTCTGCGTACTGTGAGGGGGGTCTGAACCAGTACGGCAACCAGAGCCAGATTCATGTTGCTGGGAAGATGTGCTCCAATGGAGCCAGTGATTTTGCGTGCTTGTACACCCAGCAGGGCAAGAAGGGCACCAATCAGGACGCTATGTTGGTTTGGGAGGTCAGCTGCGGTCCAACTCTCTCTAATGTTTGTTCCCCCATTAGTCTGGTCTTTCCCCTTCTTTTCAGGAAGAATCAGAAGCTTGTTGTCTTTGTTTGTTGTCTGTTAAGGTAAAATTAGTCGGTGGTTGGTCAGTCTGTGAGGTTTGTTGCTGTGTGATAGCTTTGTTTTGTCTCGCACTCGTTGAAGAATTCAGGACTTTCTATTGTTAGCTATGTCTATTGAGAGGGAATATGCCAAGATGTGCCCTTTTTAAGAATTCACCTAGCTGTGTCCTTTTCTTTGCTTGGGAAGTTGTTGAGGGTAATTGCAAAAATGTCACAATATTCATTGTCTTGCTCCACACTTTATATACTGCTTTAAGTAGAAATTCCTTGGGGGTGATTCCTTGAGTCAAAAAACCGCATTTTTTCGTATGTATAGGAAGATTATTTAGATGAGGAGTTGGATATAGTTTCTTGAATCACTCTTGAGAGGATCCGATCATCATGAGTAATAGTGGACAGCGACGATGATGCTTCTTTTGAAGTACTTTTAGGATATTAAAGCTTATCGATTGAGTTCAAACCCGACTTTTTGACAACCGATGGTTTTGGAGATGCCTTGCTTGTGCTCAGTTATTGGTGTTGCAATCGtctttcttttcaaatatatcaGTTTGCCCCTAAATTTTTCCTGATTCTGAATTACCTTTTGCAGTAGTCTGTAGCTCATAGTCCTACAGCCTCAATTGTTAACTCCACTGAACTTTTCTGATGATAGAATTACAGCTCAAGAGATGACACGGTATTCTGCGGAGTTTTTGATGGTCACGGCCCTTTAGGCCACATGGTCGCAAAGAGAGTTCGGGATTCTCTCCCTATCATTCTCAGCACTCAGTGGAATTCATATACATGCGAAGATCAGACCAGCCTTCCCAAGATTGAGAACGGTCCCACAAGTATGGTGGCCCCTGAGGGAGCTCCTCCAGTTGCCTTGGACGATCAGTGGGTTGACTCCTCAGCGGTGCAGGAGAATGAGAAAGAGAAACTTCCCGAGATATACCTTCCACTCAAGCAGTCGATGTTGAAGGCTTTCAACCTGATGGACAAGGAACTGAAGTTGCATCCAACAATCGATTGCTTCTGCAGTGGGACTACAGCTGTTACTCTGGTTAAACAGGTATCATTCTGGTTATCACCCCATCTTTTGAACTTCTTGCTTTTCACTGTATGGGATATCGATCTTTTCTAGCAGCGGACATTTATGCTTGGATGGTTACAATGAGCAGTCTATTTGCTTCTGGAAGACTTAGAGGAATATTCTAGTGAGTGGAGGAAAAAGGGAGTAGAACACGTTTTGTTAGGAACTTTCCATAAAATAACAGGCAATTGATGCTTGATCAGTCATGCTTGATTGCTTCAAACAGAGATAGATACCTCTCTCATGTTACATCTTTGGTGTAAGCACCTGGAACTTTCATATCTAATCACAATGCCATTCTTGTTGTATATCAGGGTCAGAATCTGATGCTTGGAAATGTAGGTGACTCGAGAGCAGTGTTAGCAACAAGAGACAAAGACAACTCCCTAGTTGCTGTCCAATTGACGGTGGACTTGAAGCCTGATCTTCCAagtctctttctctctccttctcttgAGTACAATCTTGTCTTGGTCCCTCTTCTGTTTTCTTCCTTAATTTTCTGGGGATCTTATAAACTTGCACTGCATACAGGGGAAGCTGCTAGGATACAACAATGTAAAGGGAGGGTCTTCGCATTGCAGGACGAGCCAGAGGTTGCCCGTGTTTGGCTTCCAAATAATGACTCACCAGGCTTGGCTATGGCCAGAGCTTTTGGTGACTTCTGCCTGAAGGATTTTGGGTTAATATCTGTTCCCGACATTTTCTATCGTCGGTTAACTGAAAGAGACGAATTCATCATCCTCGCGACTGATGGGGTAATAATCTAAACCAGTAGAAACTTcctttttatgaatttttcgaCTTGAGACTTCTTATATGATTTTCTATTAGGAACCTTGGGAGCCTCTTTATCCGACTTTTGTCACCGACTTCATTAGCTtcattatttttgttgtggaaattTGTCTTTATTTCTTGAAATACCTGATGGAAAACATAATAAGTGTTATTTTGCTGTTTGAAGATATGTTTTTTGAtggatgaaagatcaaaacttacgtttgttttttaaataatgGTGAAGAAAAACGTCATTTTCTTCCGCAAAGCAGAAGTATGAAAATGTTTTCCAGCATCAAGCATAGCCTTCTTTAGTCTCTTATCAACTTCCCTGTAAGTAAGATCCTGATGTTGTTCCTTAACATCTTATTCCTTTGGCAGGTATGggatgttctctcgaacaaggAAGCTGTTGATATCGTGGCTTCTGCCCCTGGGAGGGCAACTGCTGCCCGTGCTCTCGTGGACTGTGCAGTTCGGGCATGGAGGCTCAAGTACCCCAGTTCGAAGAACGATGATTGTGCTGTAGTGTGCCTCTTTCTGGATCAAAAGCCCTCAAATCTATATCCAGGCACAGTAGATGAACCTTGTGCAGCTCCTCCTCCGGAGGGTACGGTAGAGAAAACAACAGCACCGACTCTCGAGAAAGTACCACAAGGTCCAGACAcctatgatgatgatggtccTGATCACAATCCGGTTCTTGAGCGGTTGGGGACTCTGGGCTCCAACGAGATTGTCCCAGTCTCTGAACTaacagaggaggaggaggaggaaaaatCCGTTAATGCACGTGTTGGGCAGTCCAAGAGAAGCCTAGCGGAATGCATTGCGAGCAGCGAAGATGATGAGTGGTCAGCCTTAGAAGGCGTCACGCGGGTCAACAGTCTACTCAGCCTTCCTAGGTTCTTGTCAGGCGATGCAAGATCGACGAGTTGGAGAAAGTGGCTATGAGACTGCCTAAAATACACCGCTGCGAGAGAAAATACGCTCGAAAAGGCCAGATCTCCTCGACACGAACCGGACCTTTAATATATCGATTCAGCAATGAGAATGTACCCTGGGCTTAAGGAGCCCGACTATCGGATCGATAAAGGGAAAGCAGAAGGTAATGTGAGCCCATAGAATATTATTAATCTCATGCGATCAGTTAATGGGCTTCGGGTTTTGGATGTTTACTTTTTTCCTTCAGTTATGTAGACATTTTGTCACGGTATTTTTAGTCTTGGGATGGTTGGCGTAGCAAAGGGAAATCAATGTAAAATGAAACATTCGTCAGGGGATCGGAACGAAAACTCGAAAGGCTTCTCTAATAATACGGTTGTTCGAAGCAAAATGTAATAGTGTCGGTATCAAAACTCAAAAGGCTTCTCTAATAATACGGTTGTTTGTAGCAAAATGTAAGAATGTAGTCGATCCCGGTATCGGTACTTTCATCAAAGCCTCCGAGCAAATAATGTTCCAGGCCGAATTGGGTCACCGCCATGATGATTTATTATGATTAGAATTGCGTCGGATATAACGGCTCGGCTTTTAGATGGTTCTCCATATTTTAGGATATTCTACCAATCGGAAGAGGGGCAAGAGCTAAAATTGGAAAAGGGACAAGACATATTTTCGGCCGGGTGATTAGATGTGAGATGAAGCTCAGGATCgtaccttttatttttatttttccccctCCAACTTTCATCATGTTTTAATTCGATTAAGTTGAGACTCCGCTCGATGTATCTCATACTTTGGTATTTTTACAAATCGATTCGTAACCCGATTCAGGTCATGCATAAAGTTCTCGTATCAGATATATATGACTCTTAATTGGTCGAATTATGCTTCGATCTTAGTGGATCGAACTTGACTTCAAAAGTCATAGGAACTGAAGGGTTGGTTCAGCCGGTTCGGCTAGCAGCATGAGAATCCTTAGAACGAACTAACTTGACATTCGGCTCCGATCGGACTAGGGGACTGGACCAATTGGACGGTCCGGGGCAACCAACATTTCATTTTCACCTGGAAGGAAGTTTCTACCTCAAGCAATATTGGGTGGATTTTGAGGAATGTCAAATCGTTGGAGTAATTATTAAATTGGAAGAGGAGAGAGGGGGGGAGAAGAAGTGAAAACTCAATAAGATGGAAAGATGGATCAATGGATATGGGTGAAGATGGGGAAATGATGTGTGCAGCTTTTTAACGCTTGCACTCCACCTTGTAAAAGGAAATGTCGTATTCTTCCAAACACGGCCTTCTTCCCCCTTACTCTTCTTCTccaccacccccccccccccaattcTGAGGCAGCCAAAAAGGATAGTTCTTGCAATTAATGTGTCCTTGCATTAAATGTTCTTGTTGGCCATGTTAAATGCCGATGGATccccttccttttttcttttttcttttttcaaatgtTATTATATGTACAATTTATCACATGGTCCTAATCATTTTGCTCATGGATCCATTCCTGACGTATGTAGTCTGTTTTAAGTCCAAACATTCGAAACAAGTTTTTTCCTCGACAAGAGCAATATTTAAGGTCGTTAATGAGGGGATGGGTACATACAGAAGATCGTAGTGAGATCGAAGTCAcattagataaaaaaaaatacttgaaAATATTGTACAAGCATTATGTGAatgcaaaatttacatttataGAAGTTAGCACGACTGACATAGTAATATATATCATCGGATCAAGTGTTTGTTACAAAACCTTATACATAGAAAAGAACTCGAAGGGTGAGAAAAAGaccaactatatatatacatacatgtatattgtagaatcgataaaacataaaattgtTCGAGTTAATTTCCGAGGATCGCAAAATATAGAGAACATGTATACTGTTTCaactaattaaggaaaaaaaaatggaactCTTTGGCACCTTTCCGCGAAGTTTTGTTTGCTCTATACACTTATATGGTAAATGGAAGTGCAATAAATATTATAGATGATCATGAAAACgatgagaatttattatggCCATGAGCATGCAATCTTTATCACTTGTGGGATGAGGCAAAGGATCTTTTGGGATCTTTCATTATAACCTGAAACTGAATGATTTCCTCATCAGTACGCATTTCCAAGTTTCCATATAAAGagaaagagggagagggacACATATATCCCTCATGAATGATGATGGAAATATTCGCATATCATCATCACCCATCACCCCTTACCCAGCTTTTGCGCACATGGAATTAAGTGCCCAATCCTCTCTCACATCACATACTCTCTGCTAGCTCTTTGCGAGTGATTTGTAATGGTTAGATGCCCTTTCATATGTTTTATTCATTTGAAAACCTATAAATTTTCCTACACATGATATATGGACTGTGAACATTATTCTCTAGATTTACTGAAAATGTGACGAGTTAATGACACGGTTATATCATTTCAAAACATTTCGAACACTTCgatttatctttctttttcactttGGTAGCGCAAATATAATAATTCTCTATTTGTTGCAAAAACGTCACCATTGAGCACTTGAAGAAAATCGCATGATCAATAATTGACGGAGACGGCTGAGAATTTGAAGGAGGGAGGAggtggagaagaaggaaggTCTTTACAGGGGTGTATAGAgactttttttcccctctccGTTTAGGAGGTAAATACACGGAATTTCATCAAATTTTAAGGaataacatataaattaattccTTTGAACGTTCAAAATTTTTAGAGGGAGGGCTGCCTCCCGTAGAGGAACCCCCAACCCGGGCCATCCCCAGCGATCGACCTTAATTAATTGTATGTCGATGGGTTAGATATTGTAATTTCTTATACTTCAAACCAAATCTGATGATTACATATAGTTGTTAATAATGGATATTTACGTATTTAGTATTGATAAACATCTCTTAAGCTCTAAAACTCGTCCACAGATATCAACATTAATCTGATCAATGAATTGAATTTGGTGTGGCTGTTCAATTAGTTTAACATGGAATTTTTTCTGAGCTTACACTATTAGGCTCGTGTGCTCTTCGCTTCTTGAGGGCAAAATTACTAGCTCAATTGATTAATCATTTCTTCGCAAAATTCGTCATTCTTACTGATCAGTGTAGGACAGGCTTACTTTGCATGGACCCGCTCTTCAGATACCTAATGAAATGACTAGGAAAGCAGCCTTTCTGAGAAGGAACACACGTGCAATAATGAAGACAAACAAACACCCTGCAAACCCAAAGACCCTTTTATCTCCTCTGCTACATttttatatacacacacacatatccATATTCCATACACAgttattttacttatttatattcataaataaattcataaacgGACCCTTCTCGCTCTGATCACAGCACGTaatcttttccttttgcaATTCTTTCCTTGTTTTCTTTTACAAATTCCCCCCCttatattttatgtttttggATAATGAGGGATGTCAGGGGATTTAGCGTGCTGCACGGGCACTTTGTTCCAATTTATCTATATGTTCGATCTCACGAAAATTTTTCAGAATCCGTCTTCTACAATTCTATTTGTTTATCTCCACAccatttataattaatttattataagttAAAGGCTGTGAAAACGGGGGGGAAAAGCGTCAGATTTGAATACAGAAGGAGATTCTGTAGTTTTTACCGggatttttttggtttttttttcgataaagAAAGTCTAATGGGAGTAATAGAATGAAGTGAAAATCCTAATTGTTAATAAAGGGACACGAGTAGTTTCACTACTATAATCGAACTTACAATCTCTTGGTTGACAGATGAGGACGTACATCACTGCACTAACATGTCATCTTTCTCTAAATTTATGGGTTTTATAAATGCCACGAAAATTTAttgatccaaaaaaaaatctctatatttcaatatctcgatatatatgattttctttCTATCTTTCTGATTTCTGATTTCTATCAAATTCAATTCCTAGCAAAAAAACATAATTAGTTATTGCTTTCACAATGAGCATAGGCTGAGATGACAAATCTTATTCTTAGGTTCCTATAATCTCTTTGCCCTCCTATTTTAAATATTGATGGCTTCTTTCTCTTCTCAATGGGTAGCCTAGGAAAAATGGTGTCTGAATGATCGATCTCATGAGATTCCAATCGAATGAATGGGAAGAACCCGAGTCCCTGTGGATGGGAACGTTGATATATTCACGAGCAACTATCAATTATTGAGCAACCGAGAGCAATTGTTGGGATGAATTTGTATCTTAGAGTTGGTACCTAAGTGCACTAAAAGTAAAGAATCCTCATTATTTTCGGGAAAAAAAAGCACTAATTGTTTGGATAGCGGTCATGAAAGATTATGGGAGAGGTAGGACCTACCCTACATAAACTTCCATATATACCCTGCAATTTAAACAAATCAAGATAAAAAAGCAGGAGAATAAGATTTCGAGTTCAagtcttataaatgaaaaatttacaATGAGATaattttatcccttagtggatCGATTCAACTCGACTAGTTTAGTTGAGGTcctattaaatttttgaatatcaAGGTTCATaccgaaaaaatatataaaagtagaGAAGACGACCATGAAAAAGCGGAAACAATCTCTTTATAGCTCTTCATGCAACCTCTCCATCGAACCATGATGCAAGCTACCCATTtgcagtaaaaaaaaaaccaatgaAGTAGCATTTTCAGGCAAATCCGCTCTTAGGATGTGGCGCGTCTTagctaaaaaataaaaataaaagggcattttcagaTTAATCAGCTCTTTAGATGTGGTGcgcaaggttgtcagaatcgtgattctacctagaatcggtcgagggtcgtggaatcgtgaatcgtagaatcgaatcgtgaatcgtaagattctatctataattaaaaaatagcatatatatatatacacacacacaccaaATCTCATGTCGGAAATAGTATAAGTAAacatcaaatgataaatcttgTTGCTTTCTATTTCGTTCGTCAAAATCAGATGGTGCTTAGTCTTCACAAGAGAGCGCTCCCACTATAACAACctcaaatgaaattttttattttcggtgATAAAcctcaaatgaaaattgatatagtaCAGTGGTCACGGATCTTATAGGCGAAGTTATTTTTTCTCCCTAACTTCTTCTTGGTCTATTCCTTCTTGGAATCATCTTTGCATCTAAAAAAGTCGAAAAAATTTCAGCCTAAATCATCTCAAACCATACGACAATCAGGAATTGGCCGGAACTCAATTCGAAGCAGTTCCAGAAACTTTTCAACTCCCTATCACTTACAGTCAGGAGATAAGTTTTAaactttcataaaataagagaaccGATGAGTAATACCGTTGCACAATGAGAGAGATGAGGGGGGAGAGGGAGGGGGCATATGACTTTGGGTTGAAACTAAAATCGTAGAATCGGtctgattctacgattctgcgattcgaATTGCGATTCAGTCACGATTCTACCTTTCCGATTCATGCCATAGAATCGGAATCGGTAACCACctcttgaatcgtagaatcgtaagattctacgattcgaatcgcgattctaacaaccatgGTGGTGCGTCTTATCCCAGAAAAATGATGAAGGAGCATTTCAGGGAATTTGCTCTTGAGACATGGTGTGACTTgtcccaaaaataaaataaaaatgaagtggGCGTTTTCAGGTAAATTTGCTCTTAAGATGTGGTGGCCTTGTccc
Above is a window of Punica granatum isolate Tunisia-2019 chromosome 7, ASM765513v2, whole genome shotgun sequence DNA encoding:
- the LOC116214337 gene encoding probable protein phosphatase 2C 6 isoform X3; the protein is MGSCYSSSRGVAVGREASGGGAVNRGSSSSGRWKKIGSIGKMKFGSSAYCEGGLNQYGNQSQIHVAGKMCSNGASDFACLYTQQGKKGTNQDAMLVWENYSSRDDTVFCGVFDGHGPLGHMVAKRVRDSLPIILSTQWNSYTCEDQTSLPKIENGPTSMVAPEGAPPVALDDQWVDSSAVQENEKEKLPEIYLPLKQSMLKAFNLMDKELKLHPTIDCFCSGTTAVTLVKQGQNLMLGNVGDSRAVLATRDKDNSLVAVQLTVDLKPDLPREAARIQQCKGRVFALQDEPEVARVWLPNNDSPGLAMARAFGDFCLKDFGLISVPDIFYRRLTERDEFIILATDGVWDVLSNKEAVDIVASAPGRATAARALVDCAVRAWRLKYPSSKNDDCAVVCLFLDQKPSNLYPGTVDEPCAAPPPEGTVEKTTAPTLEKVPQGPDTYDDDGPDHNPVLERLGTLGSNEIVPVSELTEEEEEEKSVNARVGQSKRSLAECIASSEDDEWSALEGVTRVNSLLSLPRFLSGDARSTSWRKWL
- the LOC116214337 gene encoding probable protein phosphatase 2C 6 isoform X2; amino-acid sequence: MGSCYSSSRGVAVGREASGGGAVNRGSSSSGRWKKIGSIGKMKFGSSAYCEGGLNQYGNQSQIHVAGKMCSNGASDFACLYTQQGKKGTNQDAMLVWEVSCGPTLSNNYSSRDDTVFCGVFDGHGPLGHMVAKRVRDSLPIILSTQWNSYTCEDQTSLPKIENGPTSMVAPEGAPPVALDDQWVDSSAVQENEKEKLPEIYLPLKQSMLKAFNLMDKELKLHPTIDCFCSGTTAVTLVKQGQNLMLGNVGDSRAVLATRDKDNSLVAVQLTVDLKPDLPREAARIQQCKGRVFALQDEPEVARVWLPNNDSPGLAMARAFGDFCLKDFGLISVPDIFYRRLTERDEFIILATDGVWDVLSNKEAVDIVASAPGRATAARALVDCAVRAWRLKYPSSKNDDCAVVCLFLDQKPSNLYPGTVDEPCAAPPPEGTVEKTTAPTLEKVPQGPDTYDDDGPDHNPVLERLGTLGSNEIVPVSELTEEEEEEKSVNARVGQSKRSLAECIASSEDDEWSALEGVTRVNSLLSLPRFLSGDARSTSWRKWL
- the LOC116214337 gene encoding probable protein phosphatase 2C 6 isoform X1; translation: MGSCYSSSRGVAVGREASGGGAVNRGSSSSGRWKKIGSIGKMKFGSSAYCEGGLNQYGNQSQIHVAGKMCSNGASDFACLYTQQGKKGTNQDAMLVWENYSSRDDTVFCGVFDGHGPLGHMVAKRVRDSLPIILSTQWNSYTCEDQTSLPKIENGPTSMVAPEGAPPVALDDQWVDSSAVQENEKEKLPEIYLPLKQSMLKAFNLMDKELKLHPTIDCFCSGTTAVTLVKQGQNLMLGNVGDSRAVLATRDKDNSLVAVQLTVDLKPDLPSLFLSPSLEYNLVLVPLLFSSLIFWGSYKLALHTGEAARIQQCKGRVFALQDEPEVARVWLPNNDSPGLAMARAFGDFCLKDFGLISVPDIFYRRLTERDEFIILATDGVWDVLSNKEAVDIVASAPGRATAARALVDCAVRAWRLKYPSSKNDDCAVVCLFLDQKPSNLYPGTVDEPCAAPPPEGTVEKTTAPTLEKVPQGPDTYDDDGPDHNPVLERLGTLGSNEIVPVSELTEEEEEEKSVNARVGQSKRSLAECIASSEDDEWSALEGVTRVNSLLSLPRFLSGDARSTSWRKWL